In the genome of Pongo pygmaeus isolate AG05252 chromosome 9, NHGRI_mPonPyg2-v2.0_pri, whole genome shotgun sequence, one region contains:
- the LOC129008861 gene encoding olfactory receptor 51I2-like, which produces MGDFGTNISSTISFTLTGFPEMKGLEHWLAALLLLLYAISFLGNILILFIIKEEQSLHQPMYYFLSLLSVNDLGVSFSTLPTVLAAVCFHAPETTFDACLAQMFFIHFSSWTESGILLAMSFDRYVAICNPLRYATVLTDVRVAHIGISIVIRSFCMVFPLPFLLKRLPFCKASVVLTHSYCLHADLIRLPCGDTTINSMYGLFIVISAFGVDSLLILLSYVLILHSVLAIASRDERLKTLNTCVSHICAVLIFYVPMVSVSMVHRFGKHAPEYVHKFMSLVYLLVPPMLNPIIYSIKTKEIRRRLHKMLLGAKF; this is translated from the coding sequence ATGGGGGACTTTGGGACTAACATCTCAAGTACTATCAGCTTCACTCTAACAGGCTTCCCTGAGATGAAGGGCCTGGAGCACTGGCTGGCTGCCCTTCTTCTGCTGCTCTATGCTATTTCCTTCCTGGGCAACATCCTTATCCTCTTTATCATAAAGGAAGAGCAGAGCTTGCACCAGCCAATGTACTACTTCCTGTCTCTTTTGTCTGTTAATGACCTGGGAGTGTCCTTTTCTACATTGCCCACTGTGCTGGCTGCTGTGTGTTTTCATGCCCCGGAGACGACTTTTGATGCCTGCCTGGCCCAGATGTTCTTCATCCACTTTTCCTCCTGGACAGAGTCTGGCATCCTGCTGGCCATGAGCTTTGACCGGTATGTGGCCATCTGTAACCCGCTGCGCTATGCCACAGTGCTCACTGATGTCCGTGTGGCCCACATTGGCATATCCATTGTCATCCGCAGCTTCTGCATGGTATTCCCACTTCCCTTCCTCCTGAAGAGACTGCCTTTCTGTAAGGCCAGTGTGGTACTGACCCATTCCTACTGCCTGCATGCAGACCTGATTCGCCTGCCCTGTGGAGACACTACCATCAACAGCATGTATGGCCTGTTCATTGTCATCTCTGCCTTTGGTGTAGATTCACTGCTCATCCTCCTCTCCTATGTGCTCATTCTACATTCTGTGCTGGCCATCGCCTCCAGGGATGAGAGGCTTAAGACACTCAACACATGTGTGTCACACATCTGTGCAGTGCTGATCTTCTATGTGCCTATGGTTAGTGTGTCCATGGTTCATCGATTTGGGAAGCATGCTCCTGAATATGTGCACAAGTTCATGTCTCTGGTCTATCTCCTTGTACCTCCAATGCTCAACCCAATTATCTATTCCATCAAGACTAAGGAGATTCGCAGGAGACTACACAAGATGTTATTGGGAGCTAAGTTCTGA